From the Winogradskyella forsetii genome, the window AAAGCTTTCTGCTACTGCATTATCCCAACAGTTCCCTTTTCTACTCATGGATTGTGTTATATTGCTATTGAAAGAAAAAATACTTGTCATTGTATTGGCTGCATACTGAACGCCTCTATCGGAATGAAATATGAAATTATTTGAAATAGTTCGATTTCTTCTGGCATGAATCCAAGCTTTTAACACCGTATTCTGTACAGTCATATCTTCGCTTAACGCCCATCCTACAACCTTTCTGTCTGCTAAATCTATAATAGTTGTTAGATAATTCCAGTTGTCATTTACTCTAATGTAAGTGATGTCAGACACCCATTTTTCTCCTATTGTTGAACTTGAAAATTCTCTATCTAGCTCATTTTTAGCCAATGGAAAGTTATGCTTGGAATCTGTTGTATTTACAAACTTTCTTTTTAAAACACTTTTTAACCCCATTTCTTTCATCAATATTGCAATATAGGAACGGCAATAATTCAAGTTTTCTCGTTCTAACATTTTCTGTATTCTACAGCTTCCATAAATCTCTTTACTATCTTCAAAAATAGCTCTAATCCTTTCCTTTAGTAATATTACAGAGTCTTTAGTCCTTACTAAATCCCTATTCTTACGCCAATTGTAATATGCGTTTTTACTGACATGCATACATTTACACATCTTCTCAACCACAAAATCTGATTCATTTGATAAAATGAATTGATATTTTAGTGGTCGCTCTTGGAAAAGATGCTTACTGCCTTTTTTAAGATATCACGCTCCATTTTTACATCTCGTAATTCTTTACGTAACGATTTAAGTTCTTGCTCTTCCATAGTAAGTTCTCTTTTCTTGGAAAAGTCTCCAGATTTAGCCTCGTAATCCTTTTTCCAGCGACTTATAAGGCTGGTAGCAACACCATAATCCTCACTTATTTGTTTTGCTTTCATTCCTGATTGCAATAGTTCTACTATTGTAACCTTTAATTCATTGTCATATCTTTTTGCCATAATTCAAATATATAATTTATGACCGTAAAAATTCGTCCCAGCTAAACTAGACATTCCATACCACAAAACTTGCCGGTCCAGAATCAGCGGCTTCTATCTCACTTGCAAATGTGACCTCTTTTGATTTTAAATGCTCTTGAATGTCTCTCACGTCATCAAATTTTTCGAGCGTATTAGCATCTTGATCCCAACCCGGATTAAAGGTTAGAATATTATTTTCAAACATCCCTTGGAAAAGCCCAATGAGCGATGATTCATTTTTCATAATGAGGTAATTTTTTTCCAAATCTCCAGCAAAAACTGAGAACCCTAAGGCTTCGTAGAATGCTTTTGAGGCTTTGATATCTTTTACGGCAAGGCTTATGGAGAAGGCTCCTAATTTCATAACGTGATTGTTTAGTTTGATTTAAAGATAATAAAAGTTTTAATTGAAGCTCTTTTTTTTATTTAAACCGTTAGTTGATTTTAAATCCATAAAAAAAGAAGTTAAGACTTTAAAGCTTAGTTTAGTTCTCGAACTATCAAAATGCACTAGAATTTAAATTATAAACACAGCATTTTCTGAATTCAGTTTCCAATTTTTCTAAAGACGTCTTGAATAGGAGCAGTTCGTTTAACGTGTTTGTGTATG encodes:
- a CDS encoding IS3 family transposase (programmed frameshift), translated to MAKRYDNELKVTIVELLQSGMKAKQISEDYGVATSLISRWKKDYEAKSGDFSKKRELTMEEQELKSLRKELRDVKMERDNLKKGSKHLFQERPLKYQFILSNESDFVVEKMCKCMHVSKNAYYNWRKNRDLVRTKDSVILLKERIRAIFEDSKEIYGSCRIQKMLERENLNYCRSYIAILMKEMGLKSVLKRKFVNTTDSKHNFPLAKNELDREFSSSTIGEKWVSDITYIRVNDNWNYLTTIIDLADRKVVGWALSEDMTVQNTVLKAWIHARRNRTISNNFIFHSDRGVQYAANTMTSIFSFNSNITQSMSRKGNCWDNAVAESFFKTIKHEWLYRFKFTSYLQLFDKISQYITWYNTKRIHSSLDYLTPLEMELKLKRIINNAA
- a CDS encoding VOC family protein, which translates into the protein MKLGAFSISLAVKDIKASKAFYEALGFSVFAGDLEKNYLIMKNESSLIGLFQGMFENNILTFNPGWDQDANTLEKFDDVRDIQEHLKSKEVTFASEIEAADSGPASFVVWNV